From Herbaspirillum sp. WKF16:
CAATGTGTGCTTGTTCTCTATGACGCGCCGACGCCTTGACGGTTCGCTATATTATTCTGTTTTGATGCTTGCCGGCATGGCAAGCCGCATGCGGCGCCGAGAGGGCGCCGCACCTTTGTGGAGAGATGAGTGATTGCCAACATGCTGAAAATTTCCCCCCTGCGCAGCCTGCTGCTGCTGGCGGCCGTCCTGGCGGCGGCATCGGCCCAGGCGCAGCAGGGTTTCTCGCTGGAACAAGCCACCGCCCGCGCCAGGACCCTGGCCGACCAGCCTTACCAGAAGCCGGCGAGCAACCTGCCGCCGGTGTTCTCAGGCATGCAGTTCGCCGACTACATGAAGATCCAGCCCAGGAGCGAGAAGTTCGAATGGCGCGACCAGAAGACGCCCTTCAAGCTGGCCTTCTACCATCAGGGCATGCAATTCAATTCGCCGGTGCTGATCCACGAGATCGTCGACGGCCGTGTGCAGGAGGTGGGCTACAGCACCGACCGCTTCGATTTCGGGGACCTGCATTTCGACAAGGAGAGCACCTCGCGCCTGGGCTATGCGGGCTTCCGCGTGGTCTATCCGGTCAACCGCCCGGACAAGGAAGACGAGGTCATGAGCGTGCTGGGCGCAAGCTACTTCCGCGTGATCGGGAAGGGCCAGATCTATGGCCTCTCGGCGCGCGGCCTGGCGATCGACACGGCGATGATGAGCGGCGAGGAGTTTCCCAATTTCCGCGAGTTCTGGATCGAGCGTCCCAAGCCCGGCGACAAGCAGCTGACCTTCTACGCCCTGCTCGACTCGCCGCGCGCCACCGGCGCCTACAGGTTCACGCTCAAGCCCGGCGAGGATTCCGTGCTGGACGTGCAGGCGCGCGTGTTCCTGCGCGGCGAGGTGGGCCGCCTGGGCGTGGCGCCGCTGACCAGCATGTTCCTGTTCGGCCCCAACCAGCAATCCTCGCGGCGCAACTTCCGCCCGGCCATCCACGACTCCAACGGCCTGGCCATCCACACCGGCAGCGGCGAGTGGCTGTGGCGCCCGCTGAACGATCCGCAGAACGTGGAAGTGAGCTCCTTCGAGGTGACCAATCCCAAGGGCTTCGGCCTGTTGCAGCGCGGCCGCGCGTTCTCCAACTTCGAGGACCTGAAGGATCGCTACGACCTGCGCCCCAGCGCCTGGATCGAACCGCGCGGCGACTGGGGAAAAGGCTCCGTGCAGCTGGTGGAGATTCCTACCGCGGATGAAACCAACGACAACATCGTGGCCTACTGGCTGCCGGAGCAGCGCCCGGCCAAGGGCGTGCCGCTGGCCTTCGACTACCGCATCCACTGGACCATGGACGAGCCCGCGATCCTGAACAATGAAGTGGGCTGGGTCAAGCAGACCTTCCACACCGACGGCGAGCTGACCCAGGCCAACCTGATCCGCGCCTTCGACGGCACCACCGCCCTGCTGGTGGACTTCACCGGCCCGGCGCTGGGCAAGCTGCCGGCCGGCGCGCCGGTGCAGCCGCAGGTAAGCGTATCCAACAACGGCGAACTGATCGACGCCCAGCTGCAGCCCAACCCCGCCA
This genomic window contains:
- a CDS encoding glucan biosynthesis protein G, whose protein sequence is MLKISPLRSLLLLAAVLAAASAQAQQGFSLEQATARARTLADQPYQKPASNLPPVFSGMQFADYMKIQPRSEKFEWRDQKTPFKLAFYHQGMQFNSPVLIHEIVDGRVQEVGYSTDRFDFGDLHFDKESTSRLGYAGFRVVYPVNRPDKEDEVMSVLGASYFRVIGKGQIYGLSARGLAIDTAMMSGEEFPNFREFWIERPKPGDKQLTFYALLDSPRATGAYRFTLKPGEDSVLDVQARVFLRGEVGRLGVAPLTSMFLFGPNQQSSRRNFRPAIHDSNGLAIHTGSGEWLWRPLNDPQNVEVSSFEVTNPKGFGLLQRGRAFSNFEDLKDRYDLRPSAWIEPRGDWGKGSVQLVEIPTADETNDNIVAYWLPEQRPAKGVPLAFDYRIHWTMDEPAILNNEVGWVKQTFHTDGELTQANLIRAFDGTTALLVDFTGPALGKLPAGAPVQPQVSVSNNGELIDAQLQPNPAINGWRLTLRVKIRNIAQATELRAALVSGAKVLTETWSYQLPPRSDVQRTF